In the genome of Bacillus sp. S3, one region contains:
- the spoIIAA gene encoding anti-sigma F factor antagonist, translated as MSLNIDMETKHDVLCIRLSGELDHHTADELREQAAAIIEKNEIRHIVLNLEQLSFMDSSGLGVILGRYKQIKQVHGEMVVCAISPAIQRLFDMSGLFKIIKMEPTEEFALQRLGVA; from the coding sequence GTGAGTCTTAACATTGATATGGAAACTAAACATGATGTTTTATGTATTCGCTTAAGTGGTGAATTGGATCACCATACTGCGGATGAACTTCGTGAGCAGGCAGCAGCTATTATTGAAAAAAATGAAATTCGTCATATTGTTTTAAATCTTGAACAGCTTTCTTTCATGGATAGCTCTGGATTAGGGGTTATTTTAGGAAGATACAAACAAATTAAACAGGTTCATGGTGAAATGGTCGTTTGTGCAATTTCCCCAGCAATACAAAGATTATTCGATATGTCTGGTTTATTTAAAATTATCAAAATGGAACCGACAGAGGAATTTGCTTTGCAAAGATTGGGGGTAGCCTGA
- a CDS encoding D-alanyl-D-alanine carboxypeptidase family protein: MKRFVSFIVTSFLLTSLWSPSAFAAEEKKSTDIVSNVKSAILIERDTGTVLYEKNGNEKLPPASMTKIMTMLLIMEALDQGKLTWDEKIRTSEYAASMGGSQIFLEPGEEMTTKEMLSGIAIGSGNDASVAMAEKIAGSEDAFVDMMNDKVKELGLKDTFFKNTTGLPVSGHYSSAADMAVMAKELLKYEDITKFTGMYEAYLRENTDKKFWLVNTNKLVRFYPGVDGLKTGFTAEAKYCLTATAQKDGMRVIAVVFGAPTSKERNAQVTKMLNYAFAQYQTHPMFKRNQTIGQAKISKGKDKSIEAVTSEPLSLLTKKGEKTADVKQKIVIQKNLNAPITKGDKVGTIKLIKNGKVILESPLVAGKSVKEAGWWTLYKRSFGMFTKAGK, encoded by the coding sequence ATGAAACGATTTGTCTCTTTCATAGTGACGTCTTTTTTACTTACTAGTTTATGGAGTCCATCTGCTTTTGCTGCCGAAGAAAAAAAGAGTACTGATATCGTCAGTAATGTTAAATCTGCTATTTTAATTGAACGGGATACAGGAACAGTTCTCTATGAGAAAAATGGGAATGAAAAGCTGCCGCCTGCCAGTATGACTAAAATCATGACCATGCTTCTAATCATGGAAGCTCTGGATCAAGGAAAGCTGACATGGGATGAAAAAATTCGCACTAGCGAATATGCAGCCTCTATGGGAGGATCACAAATTTTCCTTGAACCTGGAGAAGAGATGACAACAAAGGAAATGTTAAGTGGAATCGCGATTGGTTCCGGAAATGATGCATCTGTTGCGATGGCTGAAAAAATCGCCGGCTCTGAAGACGCGTTTGTTGATATGATGAACGATAAAGTAAAAGAATTGGGGTTAAAGGATACATTCTTTAAAAATACAACTGGACTTCCTGTAAGTGGTCATTACAGCTCAGCAGCAGACATGGCCGTAATGGCAAAAGAGCTTTTAAAATATGAAGACATTACAAAATTTACTGGTATGTATGAAGCATACCTTCGCGAAAATACAGACAAAAAATTCTGGCTCGTTAACACCAATAAATTAGTACGTTTTTACCCTGGTGTCGATGGCCTGAAAACAGGCTTTACTGCAGAAGCAAAATACTGCCTAACGGCAACAGCTCAAAAAGATGGTATGCGTGTGATTGCCGTTGTTTTTGGTGCTCCAACATCAAAAGAAAGAAATGCACAAGTTACCAAAATGCTTAATTATGCCTTTGCCCAATATCAAACACATCCGATGTTTAAACGAAATCAAACCATTGGTCAGGCGAAAATAAGCAAGGGGAAGGATAAGTCTATTGAGGCTGTGACAAGCGAACCATTATCGTTATTGACAAAAAAAGGGGAAAAGACAGCGGATGTGAAACAAAAGATTGTCATACAAAAAAATCTAAACGCTCCTATTACAAAGGGTGATAAAGTAGGGACAATAAAGCTCATTAAGAACGGAAAAGTCATCCTGGAAAGTCCGTTAGTAGCAGGTAAGAGTGTTAAGGAAGCAGGATGGTGGACACTTTACAAACGTTCATTCGGAATGTTTACAAAGGCTGGAAAGTAA
- the spoIIAB gene encoding anti-sigma F factor, whose protein sequence is MKNEMKLEFSALSQNESFARVTVAAFIAQLDPTMDELTEIKTVVSEAVTNAIIHGYENDPNGIVYIQVSIEDSLIDMTIKDVGLGIVDVEEARQPLFTTKPELERSGMGFTIMENFMDVVEVHTQPGRGTEVKLRKHLNSSKMLCN, encoded by the coding sequence ATGAAGAATGAAATGAAGCTAGAGTTCAGTGCTTTAAGTCAAAATGAATCATTTGCCCGTGTAACCGTTGCAGCCTTTATTGCTCAGCTTGACCCGACAATGGATGAGCTGACTGAGATTAAAACAGTTGTTTCAGAAGCAGTTACCAATGCGATTATTCATGGCTATGAAAATGATCCTAATGGAATTGTATATATTCAGGTTTCCATTGAGGATAGCCTGATTGATATGACCATTAAGGATGTTGGTTTAGGAATTGTAGATGTAGAGGAAGCGCGTCAGCCCTTATTTACAACAAAGCCGGAATTGGAACGGTCCGGTATGGGATTCACCATCATGGAAAACTTCATGGATGTGGTAGAGGTTCACACGCAGCCAGGCCGAGGAACCGAGGTTAAATTACGGAAGCATTTAAATTCCAGCAAAATGCTTTGCAATTAA
- a CDS encoding stage V sporulation protein AE, producing the protein MSNRRRVILVTDGDDYARRAVEYVAKEIGGRCISYSHGNPSTLTGPEIVKLIKKAPHDPVLVMFDDSGIVGEGAGESALKFVALHKDIEVLGVIAVAAKSRHEEWTRVDVSIDREGELTPYGVDKYGIAELEIGRINGDTVYCLDELDIPIIVGIGDIGKMARRDSYKLGSPITKKAVEIILERSGFHGKK; encoded by the coding sequence ATGAGTAATCGGAGGCGGGTCATATTAGTAACAGATGGTGATGATTATGCAAGAAGAGCTGTTGAGTATGTTGCAAAGGAGATTGGCGGACGCTGCATTTCCTATTCTCATGGGAATCCTTCTACACTAACGGGTCCGGAAATCGTTAAGTTAATAAAAAAGGCCCCCCATGATCCTGTATTGGTGATGTTTGATGATAGCGGCATTGTAGGGGAAGGAGCGGGTGAATCAGCACTAAAGTTTGTAGCATTACATAAAGATATAGAGGTCCTTGGGGTTATTGCGGTAGCCGCAAAATCGAGACATGAGGAGTGGACAAGGGTAGACGTAAGTATTGACCGCGAGGGAGAGCTTACGCCGTATGGTGTTGATAAATATGGTATAGCAGAACTTGAAATCGGGAGAATAAATGGGGATACCGTTTACTGTCTTGATGAACTAGACATCCCCATTATCGTAGGAATTGGTGATATTGGCAAAATGGCAAGGCGTGACTCTTATAAACTTGGTTCACCAATTACAAAAAAAGCAGTGGAAATAATCCTTGAAAGGAGTGGCTTTCATGGCAAGAAATAA
- a CDS encoding YqzK family protein, which produces MISFIKVVLQTLKVFIIFTGCTILFYYGIMWVSEEYQNYHRYDEPEGAALKVSNAVKEDSSSILDRLMFFYLNGE; this is translated from the coding sequence ATGATTTCTTTTATTAAAGTGGTGCTGCAAACCTTAAAGGTTTTTATAATATTCACTGGGTGCACGATACTCTTTTATTATGGTATCATGTGGGTATCTGAAGAATACCAAAATTATCATCGCTATGATGAACCTGAGGGAGCTGCGTTAAAGGTTTCAAACGCAGTGAAGGAAGACAGTTCTTCTATTTTAGATCGGCTGATGTTTTTTTATTTAAATGGGGAGTAA
- a CDS encoding pyrimidine-nucleoside phosphorylase: MRMVDLIEKKRDGFELTTEEINFIIKGYTDGSIPDYQLSALTMAIFFSGMTENERADLTMAMVESGDKIDLSQVEGIKVDKHSTGGVGDTTTLVLGPLVAALGVPVAKMSGRGLGHTGGTIDKLEAVKGFHVEIENNEFIELVNKNKIAVIGQSGNLTPADKKLYALRDVTATVDSIPLIASSIMSKKIAAGADAIVLDVKTGAGAFMKTLDDSRELAKAMVRIGNNVGRRTMAVISDMSQPLGFAIGNALEVKEAIDTLKGEGPEDLTELCLTLGSHMVYLAEKADTLAEARTMLENVIKDGSALEKLKVFLSSQGGDAAIVDDPSKMPQAKYIFELEAKEDGYVAEIVADEVGTAAMLLGAGRATKESVIDLAVGLVLRKKIGDQVKKGESLVTIYSNFENVEEVKQKLYENIKTSNTKVDAPILIHGEITE; encoded by the coding sequence ATGAGAATGGTTGACTTAATCGAGAAAAAAAGAGATGGATTTGAATTAACAACCGAAGAGATTAATTTTATTATCAAGGGTTATACGGACGGTTCGATTCCGGATTATCAACTGAGCGCCTTAACAATGGCAATCTTTTTTAGTGGAATGACTGAAAATGAAAGAGCAGACTTAACGATGGCGATGGTTGAATCTGGTGATAAGATTGATCTATCACAAGTTGAAGGTATTAAAGTGGATAAGCACTCTACAGGGGGCGTAGGAGACACCACAACGCTAGTTCTGGGACCTCTTGTTGCCGCACTTGGAGTTCCGGTTGCGAAAATGTCTGGCCGCGGATTAGGCCATACTGGCGGAACAATTGATAAATTAGAGGCGGTTAAAGGCTTCCACGTTGAAATTGAAAATAATGAATTCATTGAATTAGTGAATAAAAATAAGATTGCAGTAATTGGGCAAAGCGGTAACTTAACACCTGCCGATAAAAAGCTTTATGCACTAAGAGATGTAACGGCAACCGTTGATAGCATTCCACTTATTGCAAGCTCTATAATGAGTAAAAAGATTGCTGCAGGCGCGGATGCGATTGTTCTTGATGTTAAAACGGGTGCTGGGGCCTTCATGAAGACGCTTGATGATTCACGAGAATTAGCAAAAGCAATGGTCCGAATTGGGAATAATGTTGGCAGAAGAACAATGGCTGTTATTTCCGATATGAGTCAGCCGCTTGGGTTTGCTATCGGAAATGCTTTGGAAGTGAAGGAAGCGATTGATACCCTAAAAGGTGAAGGACCTGAGGATCTAACAGAGCTTTGTTTAACACTAGGCAGCCACATGGTTTACCTTGCAGAAAAAGCTGACACCCTGGCAGAAGCACGTACAATGCTTGAAAATGTGATTAAGGATGGTTCTGCCCTTGAAAAATTAAAAGTATTTTTAAGTTCTCAGGGCGGCGACGCTGCGATTGTCGATGATCCATCTAAAATGCCACAAGCTAAATATATCTTTGAACTTGAGGCGAAGGAAGACGGTTATGTAGCCGAAATCGTTGCAGACGAGGTTGGAACTGCCGCGATGTTGTTAGGTGCTGGAAGAGCAACGAAGGAATCTGTTATAGACCTTGCTGTAGGCCTTGTACTAAGAAAGAAAATCGGCGACCAAGTGAAAAAAGGCGAATCACTCGTTACAATCTACAGCAACTTTGAAAATGTAGAAGAAGTAAAACAAAAGCTTTACGAAAATATCAAGACCTCAAACACAAAAGTAGACGCACCAATTCTTATTCACGGAGAAATAACAGAGTAA
- the deoB gene encoding phosphopentomutase produces the protein MAANTYKRIFIVVMDSVGIGEAPDAEKFGDKGADTFGHIAERMNGLKMPNMAKLGLSNIREIKGIEKAAKPLAFYTKMMEASNGKDTMTGHWEIMGLNIQTPFRVFPEGFPEELTSELEKRTGRKVIGNKPASGTAILDELGEEHMKTGALIVYTSADSVLQIAAHEEIVPLEELYNICKIARELTLDEKYMVGRIIARPFLGEPGNFKRTPNRHDYALKPFDRTVMSELKDAGFDVIAIGKISDIYDGEGVTKSLRTVSNMDGMDKLVETLDMDFTGISFLNLVDFDALYGHRRDPEGYGNALEEYDARLPEVFAKLKEDDLLLITADHGNDPVAPGTDHTREYVPLLVYSKRIVEGKELPLRETFADLGATVAENFKVKMPKYGKSFLNELK, from the coding sequence ATGGCTGCAAATACATATAAACGTATTTTTATTGTCGTAATGGATTCAGTCGGCATTGGGGAGGCTCCTGATGCAGAAAAATTTGGTGACAAAGGTGCAGATACCTTTGGCCATATAGCTGAAAGGATGAACGGTCTTAAGATGCCGAATATGGCAAAATTAGGATTAAGTAATATCCGCGAAATTAAAGGGATTGAAAAAGCAGCAAAGCCACTAGCGTTTTATACAAAAATGATGGAAGCATCTAACGGGAAAGATACAATGACTGGTCACTGGGAAATTATGGGTTTGAATATTCAGACACCTTTCCGTGTATTTCCTGAAGGCTTTCCGGAAGAACTCACGTCTGAATTAGAAAAACGTACAGGCCGGAAAGTAATTGGCAATAAGCCTGCAAGCGGGACAGCTATTTTAGATGAACTTGGAGAAGAACATATGAAAACCGGGGCATTGATTGTGTATACATCAGCAGATTCCGTTCTGCAAATTGCTGCACATGAAGAAATTGTCCCACTTGAAGAACTTTATAACATTTGCAAAATTGCGCGAGAACTGACACTTGATGAAAAATATATGGTTGGCCGTATCATTGCCCGTCCATTCTTAGGAGAGCCCGGGAACTTTAAACGGACACCAAACCGTCATGATTATGCATTAAAACCCTTTGACCGTACGGTAATGAGTGAATTAAAGGACGCGGGTTTCGATGTAATCGCCATTGGTAAAATTTCTGATATTTATGACGGAGAAGGCGTTACGAAATCACTCAGAACGGTTTCTAATATGGATGGTATGGATAAGCTGGTCGAAACCTTGGATATGGATTTCACAGGAATCAGCTTTTTAAATTTAGTAGATTTTGATGCTTTATATGGTCACCGCCGTGACCCGGAAGGCTATGGTAATGCACTTGAAGAATACGATGCCCGTCTGCCGGAAGTGTTTGCAAAGCTAAAAGAAGATGATTTATTATTGATTACTGCAGACCATGGGAATGACCCTGTTGCCCCAGGTACAGACCATACACGTGAATATGTACCGTTACTTGTTTATTCAAAAAGGATAGTGGAAGGAAAAGAACTGCCTTTACGAGAGACATTTGCTGACCTTGGAGCGACTGTTGCTGAAAACTTTAAAGTAAAAATGCCTAAATATGGAAAAAGTTTTTTGAATGAATTGAAATAA
- a CDS encoding stage V sporulation protein AA, with protein sequence MEKTIYIRMRNRVQAEPEEKVLLKDAAQIIAPEAIRPILETMMIHQLTPKDRNIVVIDVMKVIELITNKFGDLEVQTIGPAQTIIEVTFKKKGVSIPFFLLIWILLFFGSAMTIMNFHDDVSMQSVHEKIYTIITGEKDTKPLLFQIPYSIGLGLGMILFFNHVFKKRLNEEPSPLEVEMFNYQMDLDNYVIIHENKESMKRLNDND encoded by the coding sequence TTGGAAAAAACAATCTACATTCGCATGCGGAATCGTGTTCAAGCCGAGCCGGAAGAAAAAGTTTTATTAAAGGATGCTGCTCAAATTATTGCCCCTGAAGCCATACGACCAATTTTAGAAACGATGATGATCCATCAATTAACCCCAAAGGATCGAAATATTGTTGTTATTGATGTAATGAAAGTTATCGAATTAATTACTAACAAATTTGGAGATTTGGAAGTTCAAACCATTGGCCCTGCACAAACGATTATTGAAGTAACATTTAAAAAGAAAGGTGTTTCTATTCCTTTTTTTCTTTTAATATGGATCCTATTATTTTTTGGATCAGCTATGACTATCATGAATTTTCATGATGATGTCAGTATGCAAAGTGTCCATGAAAAAATCTATACCATCATCACGGGTGAGAAGGACACGAAGCCATTACTTTTTCAAATACCTTATTCCATTGGTCTCGGTCTAGGCATGATTCTATTTTTCAATCATGTATTTAAGAAGCGGCTAAATGAAGAACCAAGTCCACTTGAAGTAGAAATGTTTAATTATCAAATGGATTTAGACAATTATGTCATTATTCATGAAAACAAAGAAAGTATGAAACGGCTTAATGACAACGATTAA
- a CDS encoding spore germination protein has translation MARNNEQMWPVPESVNEIENYMKQRAGLGVSFDIGIRKLKILKKDVHIYYVNGLCDSLYIIQLIEELVEINDHEKLSTDLFKIIDNRLVNQSVEQVKTLDKIVTQVLSGLIAIVMEGQNTALVVDVRSYPGRSPQEPDTEKVVRGSRDGFVENIILNTALTRRRIRDERLRFEMLHVGKRSKTDVALGYLEDVADADLLNILRKEILAIDVDGIPMGDKTIEEFIVKQGWNPFPMVRYTERADVAAAHILEGHVIIYCDTSPSVIISPTTYFHHVQHAEEFRESPAMGTFVRWTRFLGVLASIVLLPLWLLFVLEPSLLPEKVSFIGPNEQTNIPVVVQLIMADFGIEFLRMAAIHTPTPLSTAMGLIAAVLIGQIAIDVGLFVPEVILYVAVAGIGTFTTPSYELGVANKMARMALMILVAIFHTPGLIIGSTLMFLFVVKMRALNTPYFWPFLPFEPKGFMQIVFRRAIPGSLLRPSIVHPRNRYRQPPKANEK, from the coding sequence ATGGCAAGAAATAATGAGCAAATGTGGCCGGTCCCGGAATCCGTAAATGAAATTGAAAACTATATGAAACAACGTGCAGGCCTTGGGGTAAGTTTTGATATAGGGATTAGAAAGTTAAAAATTCTTAAAAAAGATGTTCATATCTATTATGTAAATGGATTATGTGATTCGTTATATATCATTCAGCTGATTGAAGAATTAGTAGAGATCAATGATCATGAAAAATTATCAACAGATTTATTTAAAATTATTGATAATAGACTTGTTAACCAGTCGGTTGAACAGGTTAAAACACTTGATAAAATAGTCACTCAAGTCCTGTCAGGATTAATTGCCATTGTGATGGAAGGGCAAAATACTGCACTTGTCGTCGACGTAAGGAGCTATCCTGGCAGATCCCCGCAGGAGCCTGATACGGAAAAGGTTGTTCGAGGATCTCGTGATGGATTTGTCGAAAATATTATTCTCAACACAGCATTAACAAGAAGGAGAATCCGAGATGAACGGCTTCGCTTTGAAATGCTTCATGTAGGAAAGCGTTCAAAAACGGATGTAGCTCTTGGTTATTTAGAAGACGTAGCAGACGCTGATTTATTAAATATTCTACGTAAGGAAATTCTAGCAATCGATGTTGACGGAATTCCTATGGGAGATAAAACCATTGAAGAGTTTATCGTTAAACAAGGATGGAATCCGTTTCCAATGGTTAGATATACCGAAAGAGCAGATGTGGCGGCAGCTCATATTTTAGAAGGTCATGTGATTATTTATTGTGATACCTCACCAAGTGTCATTATCTCGCCAACCACTTATTTTCATCATGTTCAGCATGCTGAAGAATTTCGAGAATCACCGGCAATGGGGACATTTGTCCGTTGGACGCGGTTTTTAGGTGTTCTTGCGTCGATTGTGTTACTTCCGTTATGGTTACTATTCGTTTTGGAGCCGTCCTTATTACCTGAAAAGGTCTCCTTTATAGGTCCGAATGAACAAACTAATATTCCTGTTGTGGTTCAATTAATCATGGCCGATTTCGGTATCGAATTTTTAAGGATGGCAGCCATTCATACCCCGACTCCGTTATCAACCGCAATGGGCTTAATTGCTGCTGTGTTGATTGGTCAAATCGCGATTGACGTTGGTCTATTCGTTCCTGAGGTAATCCTTTATGTGGCAGTGGCAGGTATAGGAACATTTACAACTCCAAGCTATGAATTAGGTGTGGCCAATAAAATGGCCAGAATGGCATTAATGATATTGGTAGCGATCTTCCATACGCCAGGATTAATCATAGGCAGCACATTAATGTTTTTATTTGTTGTAAAAATGCGTGCGCTAAATACACCATACTTTTGGCCATTTCTTCCTTTTGAACCAAAAGGATTTATGCAGATTGTCTTCCGCAGGGCGATCCCTGGATCATTACTTAGACCTAGTATTGTCCACCCGCGGAATCGTTACCGGCAGCCGCCAAAGGCGAATGAGAAATAA
- the xerD gene encoding site-specific tyrosine recombinase XerD gives MEDQLKNFMYYLTVEKALAKNTIVSYERDLKSYLQYLKNIESIQLLNEVQRVHIIHFLAFLKDQGKSTKTLARHIASVRAFHQFLLRDKAADQDPSVLLETPKLERAQPKVLSLQEVEILLDAPNLHDHFGMRDKAMLELLYATGIRVSELIGLDLEHIHLTMGFVRCIGQGNKERIIPIGRTATEAIGHYLEHSRPHFVTAKHHDNALFLNHQGHRLTRQGFWKILKKLAIKAGITKELTPHTLRHSFATHLLENGADLKAVQEMLGHADISTTQIYSNVSKTKLKDVYSKFHPRA, from the coding sequence ATGGAAGATCAATTAAAAAATTTTATGTATTACCTGACAGTTGAAAAAGCGCTGGCAAAGAATACAATAGTTTCGTACGAACGTGACTTAAAAAGTTATCTTCAATATTTAAAAAATATAGAATCCATTCAATTATTAAATGAAGTACAACGTGTTCATATTATCCACTTTTTGGCTTTTTTAAAGGATCAGGGAAAATCAACCAAAACATTGGCAAGGCATATTGCCTCGGTTCGGGCTTTTCATCAGTTTTTATTGAGAGATAAGGCGGCAGACCAAGACCCGTCCGTACTACTAGAAACACCGAAGCTAGAAAGAGCGCAGCCCAAGGTATTAAGTTTACAGGAAGTGGAGATTCTATTAGATGCCCCAAACCTGCATGATCATTTTGGGATGAGAGACAAGGCAATGCTAGAACTTCTTTACGCAACGGGGATCCGTGTAAGTGAACTAATTGGACTTGATCTTGAACACATCCATCTCACAATGGGATTTGTCCGTTGTATTGGACAGGGAAATAAGGAGCGAATTATTCCAATCGGAAGAACGGCAACAGAGGCAATCGGACATTATTTAGAACATAGCAGACCTCATTTTGTTACAGCAAAACACCATGACAATGCCTTATTTTTAAACCATCAAGGTCATCGGTTAACAAGACAAGGGTTTTGGAAAATATTAAAAAAGTTAGCAATAAAAGCTGGTATAACTAAAGAACTCACCCCGCATACTCTGCGCCACTCCTTTGCCACACATTTGTTGGAAAATGGTGCAGACTTAAAGGCGGTTCAAGAAATGCTAGGGCATGCAGATATTTCCACAACACAAATATATTCAAACGTTTCGAAAACAAAGCTAAAAGATGTTTATAGTAAATTTCATCCGCGAGCATAA
- a CDS encoding stage V sporulation protein AB yields the protein MTTIKILAVLFIGLASGLAVGSGFVAFLTVLGVIPRLMQLSKTMKMIHQYEWAVVTGALAGVIGSLRDPVLHIPSFFLILLGITGGIFVGMLGAALTEVLNVFPILAKRIRLDGQIIILIMAIVFGKIFGAIFQWLYFVHH from the coding sequence ATGACAACGATTAAAATATTGGCAGTATTATTTATTGGATTAGCAAGTGGATTAGCCGTAGGTTCTGGTTTTGTGGCGTTTCTTACCGTACTTGGAGTAATTCCAAGGCTGATGCAGTTAAGTAAGACAATGAAAATGATTCATCAGTATGAATGGGCTGTTGTAACCGGTGCTTTAGCAGGAGTCATCGGAAGCCTAAGAGATCCAGTATTGCATATTCCATCCTTTTTTTTAATTCTGTTGGGTATTACTGGCGGAATATTTGTTGGGATGCTGGGAGCTGCATTGACAGAAGTATTAAATGTTTTCCCCATTCTGGCGAAAAGGATTCGGCTGGATGGGCAAATTATCATATTAATCATGGCAATTGTATTTGGAAAAATATTTGGAGCTATTTTTCAATGGCTTTATTTTGTTCATCATTAA
- the sigF gene encoding RNA polymerase sporulation sigma factor SigF yields MDVEVKNENKQTYLKDHEVKELIKKSQEGDQEARDLIVEKNMRLVWSVVQRFLNRGYDPDDLFQIGCIGLLKSVDKFDLSYDVKFSTYAVPMIIGEIQRFIRDDGTVKVSRSLKEMGNKIRKAKDELSKILGRIPTVNEISAHLELTPEDVILAQEASRTPSSIHETVYENDGDPITLLDQIDDGNEGKWFDKIALKEAIRELDERERLIVYLRYYKDQTQSEVALRLGISQVQVSRLEKKILQQMKDRMDL; encoded by the coding sequence ATGGATGTGGAGGTCAAGAACGAAAATAAACAAACGTATTTAAAGGATCATGAAGTGAAAGAGCTCATTAAAAAGAGTCAAGAAGGGGACCAGGAAGCTAGAGATTTAATTGTTGAAAAAAATATGAGGCTCGTTTGGTCTGTTGTCCAACGGTTTTTAAATAGGGGCTATGACCCGGATGACTTGTTTCAAATTGGTTGTATAGGATTATTAAAATCAGTTGATAAGTTTGATCTTTCTTATGATGTTAAGTTCTCCACATATGCTGTTCCGATGATCATTGGTGAAATTCAACGATTTATCCGCGATGATGGAACCGTGAAGGTAAGCCGATCGCTGAAAGAGATGGGGAACAAAATTCGAAAGGCAAAGGATGAACTATCTAAGATACTTGGGAGAATACCTACTGTTAATGAAATTTCAGCGCATTTGGAACTAACTCCTGAAGATGTAATCCTGGCTCAGGAAGCAAGCAGGACGCCTTCATCCATTCATGAAACCGTTTATGAAAACGATGGGGATCCAATTACATTACTAGACCAAATTGATGACGGTAATGAAGGGAAATGGTTTGATAAAATTGCTTTAAAAGAAGCCATTCGTGAATTGGACGAACGGGAAAGACTTATTGTTTATTTGAGATATTATAAAGATCAAACCCAGTCAGAAGTGGCTCTTAGACTTGGAATTTCTCAAGTTCAGGTATCGAGACTGGAAAAAAAGATTTTACAGCAAATGAAAGACCGTATGGATCTCTAA
- a CDS encoding purine-nucleoside phosphorylase: MNFENIQNAAHFLKEKYPKTSRIGLILGSGLGVLADEITNPVKIPYNEIPDFPVSTVEGHAGQLVFGMLNGVEVVAMQGRFHFYEGYSMDKVTFPVRVMKELGVEMLIVTNAAGGVNESFSAGDLMIITDHINNMGTNPLIGPNDSNLGVRFPDMSEAYSKDLRAIAKEIAERLNIKVQEGVYFGNTGPVYETPAEIRMVRVMGGDAVGMSTVPEVIVARHSGIKVLGISCISNMAAGILDQPLTHDEVIETTERVKADFLSYVKEIVKNIAK, translated from the coding sequence GTGAATTTTGAGAATATCCAAAATGCAGCTCACTTTTTAAAAGAGAAATATCCAAAAACGTCAAGGATCGGTCTTATTTTAGGATCTGGATTAGGTGTTCTTGCGGATGAAATCACAAATCCGGTAAAAATACCTTATAATGAAATTCCTGATTTTCCTGTTTCTACAGTAGAAGGTCATGCGGGGCAATTAGTGTTTGGAATGCTAAATGGTGTGGAAGTTGTCGCAATGCAAGGTCGGTTTCATTTTTATGAAGGTTACAGCATGGATAAAGTGACATTCCCGGTTCGTGTTATGAAAGAATTGGGTGTAGAGATGCTAATTGTTACTAATGCGGCAGGCGGTGTGAATGAGAGCTTTTCGGCGGGAGATTTAATGATTATTACAGACCATATTAATAATATGGGGACAAATCCATTAATCGGACCGAATGATTCAAATCTAGGTGTCAGATTCCCTGATATGTCTGAAGCATATTCAAAAGATTTACGTGCTATAGCGAAAGAAATCGCGGAACGTTTAAACATTAAAGTTCAAGAAGGGGTCTATTTTGGAAATACTGGACCTGTTTATGAAACGCCGGCAGAAATTCGAATGGTCCGAGTTATGGGCGGTGATGCGGTTGGAATGTCCACTGTACCTGAGGTAATTGTTGCCCGTCATAGTGGGATAAAGGTTTTAGGAATTTCCTGCATCTCAAATATGGCTGCCGGAATCCTTGATCAGCCGCTAACCCATGACGAGGTAATCGAGACGACTGAAAGAGTGAAAGCTGATTTCCTTTCATATGTAAAAGAAATTGTGAAGAATATCGCGAAATAA